The following coding sequences lie in one Arachis ipaensis cultivar K30076 chromosome B05, Araip1.1, whole genome shotgun sequence genomic window:
- the LOC107643751 gene encoding WPP domain-interacting tail-anchored protein 2 isoform X1, with translation MDESTEKVQEGLYATDADFRKLYSVEGISTKEDDMQEMEIALQALTEIDFRLAYFSEKLMNLHVLYIYLLARENDLEAIDTKDDCILANFFERAMTLDLLSGILDSEVRELDNFMDTLQEEIVDARRKIFSCRHLTEVSHMMEKKLLGCEESMKQFQQQLLELKMQSTQLQKTIAALKDDNCKMERVFNLLENSQLTDMKVKSSDQMVEQRKYLLRMLEKSLVRELDLEKKLVELRKNEEVKLKLHYTEQVALRMEEAAEVVWGRFLEADNAVEVLMGISKGLMGRLQLTEFNLNGYIHRENELKSKVQDFIEEVKDKDAAIEKLERCNVENMQLKSEVLALKEKVKLREEEQRDFELRLNSVIAENETSQEQLIELENLVVSLKESVDIAENRAETAEAKVTQLTETNLELTEELNFHKGSASAAEKKVGSLEKQLRELDSQLQNAKASSEASQEQQNMLYTAIWDMEILIEELKSKASKAESKKESAEEQCIVLSNTILELNKELDLLRSSMISMKLSLDHACNSKLSSAKEIDTRSKFIMDMIMQLAAERERINKQLHALRNENKCLVEKLQDTKIGAPLDACNNGLNNRNEDQDSNIDSSNGSCTKSSDEEGADPLNNTFKVAEQAGEASSETQTVSYISSSKSSKWRNFTFLLMAMIIVPLVSVLAFFLFDNETFSLLKASFDG, from the exons ATGGATGAATCTACCGAGAAAGTTCAAGAAGGCTTATATGCTACAGATGCCGATTTTAGAAAACTCTACTCAGTTGAGGGGATCTCAACTAAAGAAGATGACATGCAAGAAATGGAGATAGCACTTCAAGCCTTAACGGAGATAGACTTCCGCTTAGCATATTTTTCTGAAAAACTAATGAACCTGCATgtactttatatttatctgttGGCCCGGGAAAATGATCTTGAAGCAATAGATACAAAGGATGACTGCATCTTGGCAAACTTCTTTGAGAGGGCGATGACGTTGGATCTATTGTCTGGCATTTTAGATTCAGAGGTAAGAGAGCTGGACAATTTCATGGACACTCTGCAGGAAGAAATTGTTGATGCCCGTCGTAAAATATTTTCATGCAGACATTTGACAGAAGTTTCTCATATGATGGAAAAAAAATTGCTTGGCTGTGAAGAATCTATGAAGCAGTTTCAGCAGCAGCTATTGGAGTTGAAGATGCAGTCAACCCAGTTACAGAAAACAATTGCTGCTTTAAAAGATGATAATT GCAAAATGGAGAGGGTCTTTAATTTATTGGAAAACAGTCAACTGACAGATATGAAAGTAAAATCCAGTGATCAGATGGTTGAACAACGAAAATATCTTCTTCGAATGCTTGAGAAGTCCCTCGTGAGGGAGCTAGATCTTGAAAAGAAGTTAGTGGAGCTGAGGAAAAATGAAGAGGTAAAGCTGAAACTTCACTACACGGAACAGGTAGCGCTTCGTATGGAAGAAGCAGCAGAAGTTGTTTGGGGAAGATTTCTAGAGGCAGACAATGCTGTGGAGGTGCTGATGGGGATTTCCAAAGGTCTAATGGGGCGCCTCCAACTAACTGAGTTCAACCTCAATGGTTATATTCACCGAGAAAATGAGCTGAAATCAAAAGTTCAAGATTTCATAGAAGAAGTCAAGGATAAAGATGCCGCTATAGAGAAGCTTGAGAGATGTAATGTCGAGAATATGCAGCTGAAGTCTGAAGTGTTGGCTTTAAAGGAAAAGGTCAAACTCCGCGAAGAAGAGCAAAGGGATTTTGAGCTTCGGCTAAATTCTGTGATTGCAGAGAATGAAACTAGTCAAGAGCAACTCATTGAACTGGAAAATTTGGTTGTTTCCCTCAAAGAAAGTGTTGACATTGCCGAAAATCGGGCGGAGACTGCAGAAGCAAAGGTTACACAGTTAACTGAGACCAACTTGGAACTTACCGAAGAGCTGAATTTTCACAAAGGAAGTGCGAGTGCTGCAGAGAAGAAAGTTGGTTCACTCGAGAAGCAACTAAGGGAATTAGATAGCCAGCTGCAGAATGCAAAGGCATCTTCTGAAGCAAGTCAAGAACAGCAGAACATGTTATACACAGCAATATGGGATATGGAAATATTGATTGAAGAGCTAAAATCAAAGGCTTCAAAAGCTGAAAGTAAGAAAGAGAGTGCTGAAGAGCAATGCATTGTGCTATCCAATACTATCTTAGAACTTAATAAAGAATTGGATCTCCTCAGGTCCAGCATGATCAGCATGAAATTATCTTTGGATCATGCTTGCAATTCAAAATTATCTAGTGCCAAAGAAATTGATACCAGATCCAAGTTTATCATGGATATGATAATGCAACTAGCTGCCGAAAGGGAGCGTATCAATAAACAG CTACATGCTTTGAGAAATGAAAATAAATGTCTGGTAGAGAAGTTACAGGATACTAAAATTGGCGCCCCTCTAGATGCTTGCAACAACGGACTAAATAATAGAAATGAAGATCAAGATTCCAACATTGACTCAAGCAATGGTAGCTGTACAAAATCATCTGATGAAGAAGGAGCAGATCCCTTGAATAACACCTTCAAG GTGGCTGAACAAGCAGGAGAGGCAAGCTCTGAAACACAAACAGTATCATATATATCATCAAGCAAGTCCTCTAAATGGAGGAACTTCACATTTCTTTTAATGGCAATGATCATTGTTCCACTGGTTTCTGTGTTAGCTTTCTTCTTATTCGATAATGAAACGTTTTCCCTTTTGAAAGCTTCATTTGATGGCTAA
- the LOC107643751 gene encoding WPP domain-interacting tail-anchored protein 2 isoform X3 → MMEKKLLGCEESMKQFQQQLLELKMQSTQLQKTIAALKDDNCKMERVFNLLENSQLTDMKVKSSDQMVEQRKYLLRMLEKSLVRELDLEKKLVELRKNEEVKLKLHYTEQVALRMEEAAEVVWGRFLEADNAVEVLMGISKGLMGRLQLTEFNLNGYIHRENELKSKVQDFIEEVKDKDAAIEKLERCNVENMQLKSEVLALKEKVKLREEEQRDFELRLNSVIAENETSQEQLIELENLVVSLKESVDIAENRAETAEAKVTQLTETNLELTEELNFHKGSASAAEKKVGSLEKQLRELDSQLQNAKASSEASQEQQNMLYTAIWDMEILIEELKSKASKAESKKESAEEQCIVLSNTILELNKELDLLRSSMISMKLSLDHACNSKLSSAKEIDTRSKFIMDMIMQLAAERERINKQLHALRNENKCLVEKLQDTKIGAPLDACNNGLNNRNEDQDSNIDSSNGSCTKSSDEEGADPLNNTFKVAEQAGEASSETQTVSYISSSKSSKWRNFTFLLMAMIIVPLVSVLAFFLFDNETFSLLKASFDG, encoded by the exons ATGATGGAAAAAAAATTGCTTGGCTGTGAAGAATCTATGAAGCAGTTTCAGCAGCAGCTATTGGAGTTGAAGATGCAGTCAACCCAGTTACAGAAAACAATTGCTGCTTTAAAAGATGATAATT GCAAAATGGAGAGGGTCTTTAATTTATTGGAAAACAGTCAACTGACAGATATGAAAGTAAAATCCAGTGATCAGATGGTTGAACAACGAAAATATCTTCTTCGAATGCTTGAGAAGTCCCTCGTGAGGGAGCTAGATCTTGAAAAGAAGTTAGTGGAGCTGAGGAAAAATGAAGAGGTAAAGCTGAAACTTCACTACACGGAACAGGTAGCGCTTCGTATGGAAGAAGCAGCAGAAGTTGTTTGGGGAAGATTTCTAGAGGCAGACAATGCTGTGGAGGTGCTGATGGGGATTTCCAAAGGTCTAATGGGGCGCCTCCAACTAACTGAGTTCAACCTCAATGGTTATATTCACCGAGAAAATGAGCTGAAATCAAAAGTTCAAGATTTCATAGAAGAAGTCAAGGATAAAGATGCCGCTATAGAGAAGCTTGAGAGATGTAATGTCGAGAATATGCAGCTGAAGTCTGAAGTGTTGGCTTTAAAGGAAAAGGTCAAACTCCGCGAAGAAGAGCAAAGGGATTTTGAGCTTCGGCTAAATTCTGTGATTGCAGAGAATGAAACTAGTCAAGAGCAACTCATTGAACTGGAAAATTTGGTTGTTTCCCTCAAAGAAAGTGTTGACATTGCCGAAAATCGGGCGGAGACTGCAGAAGCAAAGGTTACACAGTTAACTGAGACCAACTTGGAACTTACCGAAGAGCTGAATTTTCACAAAGGAAGTGCGAGTGCTGCAGAGAAGAAAGTTGGTTCACTCGAGAAGCAACTAAGGGAATTAGATAGCCAGCTGCAGAATGCAAAGGCATCTTCTGAAGCAAGTCAAGAACAGCAGAACATGTTATACACAGCAATATGGGATATGGAAATATTGATTGAAGAGCTAAAATCAAAGGCTTCAAAAGCTGAAAGTAAGAAAGAGAGTGCTGAAGAGCAATGCATTGTGCTATCCAATACTATCTTAGAACTTAATAAAGAATTGGATCTCCTCAGGTCCAGCATGATCAGCATGAAATTATCTTTGGATCATGCTTGCAATTCAAAATTATCTAGTGCCAAAGAAATTGATACCAGATCCAAGTTTATCATGGATATGATAATGCAACTAGCTGCCGAAAGGGAGCGTATCAATAAACAG CTACATGCTTTGAGAAATGAAAATAAATGTCTGGTAGAGAAGTTACAGGATACTAAAATTGGCGCCCCTCTAGATGCTTGCAACAACGGACTAAATAATAGAAATGAAGATCAAGATTCCAACATTGACTCAAGCAATGGTAGCTGTACAAAATCATCTGATGAAGAAGGAGCAGATCCCTTGAATAACACCTTCAAG GTGGCTGAACAAGCAGGAGAGGCAAGCTCTGAAACACAAACAGTATCATATATATCATCAAGCAAGTCCTCTAAATGGAGGAACTTCACATTTCTTTTAATGGCAATGATCATTGTTCCACTGGTTTCTGTGTTAGCTTTCTTCTTATTCGATAATGAAACGTTTTCCCTTTTGAAAGCTTCATTTGATGGCTAA
- the LOC107643751 gene encoding WPP domain-interacting tail-anchored protein 2 isoform X2, producing MDESTEKVQEGLYATDADFRKLYSVEGISTKEDDMQEMEIALQALTEIDFRLAYFSEKLMNLHVLYIYLLARENDLEAIDTKDDCILANFFERAMTLDLLSGILDSEVRELDNFMDTLQEEIVDARRKIFSCRHLTEVSHMMEKKLLGCEESMKQFQQQLLELKMQSTQLQKTIAALKDDNCKMERVFNLLENSQLTDMKVKSSDQMVEQRKYLLRMLEKSLVRELDLEKKLVELRKNEEVKLKLHYTEQVALRMEEAAEVVWGRFLEADNAVEVLMGISKGLMGRLQLTEFNLNGYIHRENELKSKVQDFIEEVKDKDAAIEKLERCNVENMQLKSEVLALKEKVKLREEEQRDFELRLNSVIAENETSQEQLIELENLVVSLKESVDIAENRAETAEAKVTQLTETNLELTEELNFHKGSASAAEKKVGSLEKQLRELDSQLQNAKASSEASQEQQNMLYTAIWDMEILIEELKSKASKAESKKESAEEQCIVLSNTILELNKELDLLRSSMISMKLSLDHACNSKLSSAKEIDTRSKFIMDMIMQLAAERERINKQLHALRNENKCLVEKLQDTKIGAPLDACNNGLNNRNEDQDSNIDSSNGSCTKSSDEEGADPLNNTFKAGG from the exons ATGGATGAATCTACCGAGAAAGTTCAAGAAGGCTTATATGCTACAGATGCCGATTTTAGAAAACTCTACTCAGTTGAGGGGATCTCAACTAAAGAAGATGACATGCAAGAAATGGAGATAGCACTTCAAGCCTTAACGGAGATAGACTTCCGCTTAGCATATTTTTCTGAAAAACTAATGAACCTGCATgtactttatatttatctgttGGCCCGGGAAAATGATCTTGAAGCAATAGATACAAAGGATGACTGCATCTTGGCAAACTTCTTTGAGAGGGCGATGACGTTGGATCTATTGTCTGGCATTTTAGATTCAGAGGTAAGAGAGCTGGACAATTTCATGGACACTCTGCAGGAAGAAATTGTTGATGCCCGTCGTAAAATATTTTCATGCAGACATTTGACAGAAGTTTCTCATATGATGGAAAAAAAATTGCTTGGCTGTGAAGAATCTATGAAGCAGTTTCAGCAGCAGCTATTGGAGTTGAAGATGCAGTCAACCCAGTTACAGAAAACAATTGCTGCTTTAAAAGATGATAATT GCAAAATGGAGAGGGTCTTTAATTTATTGGAAAACAGTCAACTGACAGATATGAAAGTAAAATCCAGTGATCAGATGGTTGAACAACGAAAATATCTTCTTCGAATGCTTGAGAAGTCCCTCGTGAGGGAGCTAGATCTTGAAAAGAAGTTAGTGGAGCTGAGGAAAAATGAAGAGGTAAAGCTGAAACTTCACTACACGGAACAGGTAGCGCTTCGTATGGAAGAAGCAGCAGAAGTTGTTTGGGGAAGATTTCTAGAGGCAGACAATGCTGTGGAGGTGCTGATGGGGATTTCCAAAGGTCTAATGGGGCGCCTCCAACTAACTGAGTTCAACCTCAATGGTTATATTCACCGAGAAAATGAGCTGAAATCAAAAGTTCAAGATTTCATAGAAGAAGTCAAGGATAAAGATGCCGCTATAGAGAAGCTTGAGAGATGTAATGTCGAGAATATGCAGCTGAAGTCTGAAGTGTTGGCTTTAAAGGAAAAGGTCAAACTCCGCGAAGAAGAGCAAAGGGATTTTGAGCTTCGGCTAAATTCTGTGATTGCAGAGAATGAAACTAGTCAAGAGCAACTCATTGAACTGGAAAATTTGGTTGTTTCCCTCAAAGAAAGTGTTGACATTGCCGAAAATCGGGCGGAGACTGCAGAAGCAAAGGTTACACAGTTAACTGAGACCAACTTGGAACTTACCGAAGAGCTGAATTTTCACAAAGGAAGTGCGAGTGCTGCAGAGAAGAAAGTTGGTTCACTCGAGAAGCAACTAAGGGAATTAGATAGCCAGCTGCAGAATGCAAAGGCATCTTCTGAAGCAAGTCAAGAACAGCAGAACATGTTATACACAGCAATATGGGATATGGAAATATTGATTGAAGAGCTAAAATCAAAGGCTTCAAAAGCTGAAAGTAAGAAAGAGAGTGCTGAAGAGCAATGCATTGTGCTATCCAATACTATCTTAGAACTTAATAAAGAATTGGATCTCCTCAGGTCCAGCATGATCAGCATGAAATTATCTTTGGATCATGCTTGCAATTCAAAATTATCTAGTGCCAAAGAAATTGATACCAGATCCAAGTTTATCATGGATATGATAATGCAACTAGCTGCCGAAAGGGAGCGTATCAATAAACAG CTACATGCTTTGAGAAATGAAAATAAATGTCTGGTAGAGAAGTTACAGGATACTAAAATTGGCGCCCCTCTAGATGCTTGCAACAACGGACTAAATAATAGAAATGAAGATCAAGATTCCAACATTGACTCAAGCAATGGTAGCTGTACAAAATCATCTGATGAAGAAGGAGCAGATCCCTTGAATAACACCTTCAAGGCAG GTGGCTGA